In the Desulfobulbaceae bacterium genome, AGTTGAAACGCTCTCGGCCAAAGCAGAAAGTGTCCAAATGAAAATTACGGGTTTTGGTCAAGTAACCCCCCTTGACACAGTTGCCATCTCTCCAGAGGTTTCCGGGCGTATTGTTGCTGTAAACTCTCGCCTGGATCAAGGTGTTATTATCGAAAAGGGTGAGCTTCTGTTCCGTATAGATCCAAGTGATTATGAGACAGTCCGTGATACTACAGGTGCTGAGGGCGAGCGTCTTAAAAAAAACATTATGGTGCTTGGCCGGCAGATAGAGATTGACACCCAGCGCTTGATATCTATTGAAAGGAATCGTGATCTGGCCAAAGCGGAACACGAGCGCTATAAAAAATTATACCAGGAGCATGAAGCGGTGAGCCTTGCCTATGTCGAAAAGCAAGAGCAGGTTTACAATAACGCTAAGGATCTGGCCGCGCAACTGGCGAAAACAATCGAACTGTATCCTTTGCAGATTGAAGAGACGGATAGTGCGCTCACGGCAGCACAAGCGCGTTTTGAAAATGCTATGACCAATCTGGCACGCTGCGAGGTTAAAGCTCCATTTACTGGCCGGATAACCGAGGCTGAGCTTGAAATCGGGCAGTATGTCACTCCCGGCAAACAGGTGGTCGCCATGGCCAACGATGCTATCCTGGAAATTCATCTGCCCATCGACAGTGGTGAGGCGCGAAAATGGCTGCGTTTTAAGGATGGCAGAAGCCGTGGCTGGTTTACCGATGTTGAGCCGGTACTCTGCGATATCCGCTGGACTGATGACGATAAAAACATTTGGCAGGGC is a window encoding:
- a CDS encoding biotin/lipoyl-binding protein, with protein sequence MSQQYLPQTNGKVMFRIVVCIAILLVGFIGMTLLSKMKQPPAEIVVKERTLQVETLSAKAESVQMKITGFGQVTPLDTVAISPEVSGRIVAVNSRLDQGVIIEKGELLFRIDPSDYETVRDTTGAEGERLKKNIMVLGRQIEIDTQRLISIERNRDLAKAEHERYKKLYQEHEAVSLAYVEKQEQVYNNAKDLAAQLAKTIELYPLQIEETDSALTAAQARFENAMTNLARCEVKAPFTGRITEAELEIGQYVTPGKQVVAMANDAILEIHLPIDSGEARKWLRFKDGRSRGWFTDVEPVLCDIRWTDDDKNIWQGVLHRVVRFNPETRTLTVAVRVENHQAVSLARPRLPLVAGMFCSVTIPGLVLDGVYRLPRWAVSFKETVYLAIGNRLKTSAVEVARIQGEEAFVSKGLKDGDQIITTRLVEPLENSLLRIHNSNKAEKAQKSGSGVAL